Within the Salvia hispanica cultivar TCC Black 2014 chromosome 4, UniMelb_Shisp_WGS_1.0, whole genome shotgun sequence genome, the region aaattgttgaagtTCCAGCTTACTTGATCTTATGGAAAGAATTTATCCAGTTGAAAGTCGTGTGCCACTTGCGGAGTCTGCAGTAAATTTTGTCATTCATTTTGATTATACTGACGGTCACCGCTAAGATGCTACAAATTGAAGCCAAGGAAACTCTTCAAAAAGTACAGGTaaagaaaagatgaagaaCAGTGTTTGGTTATCAATACTAGGAAATGATGCTTTTGGCTTTAAATACTCTACATAACTGTTGATGTATTAAAACGTTATCACATGCTAGCGAATGTGAGGCCAAGAACCTCATTGGGAACAAGGAGTTCCTGATTATAATGCTAAATTGCTAATACCAGATCTTCTGACAGAGCTAGAACTGCAATTTCATCACTGACTAAGCCTGTAATAATACTAGCAAGAAATAGTGCCTATTCATATACTATAAAGTGAAACTCTGATATGTATAGCTTATTACAACAGGAACTCATGAGCTCATGTGATTGGGCGAACCAGAAGCTTGTAACAAATACAAGCGACCACAGGGTGTGCCATCATCTGGGTGAGTTTGAATTGATCTGGGCAAGCTGCGTAGCTTGTTGAACAGATTCAGTGGATCCTGCAATAATCCGAAATGGGCATCTGGATCGCCAATCTGTGAGAGCGTAACATCAGCAAAACCTAGAGATGGAAGTAGTTCATCAGGCCAGTCACAATAGAAAAGGAAGGTGGAGCTGGATAATGCCGTTGCCTGTTTATTCATGAAGTCGGCTAACAGCACAGTTTTGGTATGATTGCATTTTTCTGCAATGATTTTAAGTACTTTCATGGCATTGGTTTGCGAGAGATAGTACAGGATTCCCTCCAAGATCCAGACTGTACTCTTGTTTGGCTCAAATCCTGATGTTTCGAGCTTTTCAAGCCAGTCATCTTCCGTTAGGTCAGCTGCCACTCTAGTCAATGACTTTGCTGTAACGATTGGATGATGATGCTTGTCTCTTGAAGATGCTGCTGCCTCCAGAATTGTGGCTTTTGCATGTAAAACCTCAGGAAAATCAACTTCAAAAACGCTGCTTTCTTTCAAAC harbors:
- the LOC125223551 gene encoding putative S-adenosyl-L-methionine-dependent methyltransferase MAB_0213c, producing MSNDDNASVFLKDETWPELRLSELLSNDPLAGLHATIKSDWDFLRRSACQTAAGRALWKQVIHDPLAELFAGETFLRNIYEKIKKDRLNNAREISGVILAVRTLWFDSKLEAALSSHDGGGAQVVLLGAGMDARSHRLSCLKESSVFEVDFPEVLHAKATILEAAASSRDKHHHPIVTAKSLTRVAADLTEDDWLEKLETSGFEPNKSTVWILEGILYYLSQTNAMKVLKIIAEKCNHTKTVLLADFMNKQATALSSSTFLFYCDWPDELLPSLGFADVTLSQIGDPDAHFGLLQDPLNLFNKLRSLPRSIQTHPDDGTPCGRLYLLQASGSPNHMSS